One Mycobacteroides salmoniphilum DNA segment encodes these proteins:
- a CDS encoding alpha/beta fold hydrolase, which produces MNSVAVPVHRIGKHWAAEKVGHFTDEAAFDRFVRAYLRGMDDLPAVISSVDIGTRLGTVRAYRFGSALGTPLVLLPGRNASTPLWRANLASLITRRTVYTLDLLGEAGMSVQHKAIAGAEDQAAWLEDALAGLELDRVHMLGLSIGGWNAVNHAVRYPKRLASLTLLDPAMTFAPVTWKMLVVSLSAVIPGMPQWLRNRLLSWISGGVPVDDSVPEAALISSGMRDFAMYLPTPRPFTDEQLRGLQLPVLVVIAGRSIVHRPQRAADRAQLLLPHARVQRWSEASHALNGEFPERISEATHQFLDDIDGGARGAHSS; this is translated from the coding sequence ATGAATTCCGTTGCGGTACCTGTGCATCGCATCGGAAAACATTGGGCCGCAGAGAAGGTGGGTCATTTCACCGACGAAGCGGCGTTTGACAGGTTCGTGCGGGCATATCTTCGCGGAATGGATGACCTGCCTGCGGTGATCTCCAGTGTGGACATTGGCACTCGGTTAGGGACTGTGCGGGCGTACAGATTTGGGTCAGCGCTGGGGACTCCGCTGGTGTTACTTCCCGGCCGGAACGCCTCTACGCCCCTGTGGCGCGCCAACCTGGCATCGCTGATCACGCGGCGTACCGTTTACACCCTGGATCTGCTTGGGGAGGCCGGTATGAGCGTGCAGCACAAGGCGATCGCCGGTGCCGAGGATCAGGCCGCTTGGCTGGAGGACGCGCTCGCCGGGCTCGAACTCGACCGCGTACACATGCTGGGCCTGTCGATCGGCGGTTGGAATGCCGTCAACCACGCAGTGCGATACCCGAAGCGGCTCGCCTCGCTGACCCTGCTGGATCCGGCGATGACATTCGCGCCGGTCACGTGGAAGATGCTCGTAGTATCCCTCAGCGCGGTCATCCCCGGTATGCCACAGTGGCTCCGAAACCGACTGTTGAGCTGGATTTCGGGCGGGGTACCGGTCGATGATTCGGTGCCCGAGGCCGCGCTGATTTCCTCCGGGATGCGAGATTTCGCGATGTATCTCCCCACGCCGCGCCCGTTCACCGACGAGCAGCTCCGAGGTTTGCAGTTGCCTGTGCTGGTGGTGATCGCGGGGCGCAGCATCGTCCATCGCCCCCAGCGGGCCGCGGACCGGGCGCAACTGCTGCTGCCGCACGCGCGGGTCCAGCGATGGAGCGAGGCCTCGCATGCACTCAACGGCGAATTCCCGGAGCGGATTTCCGAGGCCACCCACCAGTTCCTCGACGACATCGACGGAGGAGCGAGGGGAGCCCACAGTTCATGA
- the glmS gene encoding glutamine--fructose-6-phosphate transaminase (isomerizing): MCGIVGYVGHRDALGVVLEALRRLEYRGYDSAGVALADGSGGLLVQRKAGRLANLESAIAESGESFAATTGMGHTRWATHGAPTDRNAHPHRDASGKVAVVHNGIIENFPVLRAELEAAGVEFASDTDSEVAVHLVARQYESGDTAGDFVASVQAVVRRLEGHFTLVFSHADDPGTIVAARRSTPLVVGIGDGEMFLGSDVAAFIEYTREAVELGQDQVVVITADGYRITDFAGNDDTDNARVFTIDWDLSAAEKGGYEYFMLKEIAEQPAAVSDTLLGHFDLGRIVLDEQRLSDQELRDIDKVFVVACGTAFHSGLLAKYAIEHWTRLPVEIELASEFRYRDPVLDRSTLVVAISQSGETADTLEAVRHAKEQKAKVLAVCNTNGSQIPRECDAVLYTRAGPEIGVAATKTFLAQVTANYIVGLALAQARGTKYPDEVAREYHELEAMPELIQRVIDAMDPVAELARQYAQSSSILFLGRHVGYPVALEGALKLKELAYMHAEGFAAGELKHGPIALIEEGLPVIVVMPSPKGMGLLHSKLLSNIREIQARGARTIVIAEEGDETIRPYADHLIEIPAVSTLYQPLLSTIPMQVFAAAVAQARGYDVDKPRNLAKSVTVE, from the coding sequence ATGTGCGGAATCGTCGGGTACGTCGGCCACCGGGACGCCCTTGGTGTCGTCCTTGAGGCGCTGCGGCGGCTCGAGTACCGGGGCTACGACTCTGCGGGAGTGGCGCTGGCGGACGGTAGCGGCGGTCTCCTGGTGCAGCGGAAGGCGGGTCGGCTGGCCAACCTGGAGTCCGCGATCGCGGAATCCGGTGAATCCTTCGCCGCGACGACGGGTATGGGACACACCCGTTGGGCCACCCACGGCGCTCCCACCGACCGCAACGCTCACCCGCATCGGGATGCGAGCGGCAAGGTGGCGGTGGTCCACAACGGGATCATCGAGAACTTCCCGGTGCTGCGCGCCGAGCTGGAGGCTGCTGGCGTCGAGTTCGCCAGTGACACCGATTCCGAGGTGGCCGTGCATCTGGTGGCTCGCCAGTACGAATCCGGAGACACTGCCGGCGACTTCGTGGCCTCGGTGCAGGCCGTCGTGCGACGGCTGGAGGGGCACTTCACCCTCGTCTTCTCCCACGCCGACGACCCGGGCACGATCGTGGCCGCACGCCGGTCTACCCCGCTGGTTGTCGGCATCGGCGACGGCGAGATGTTCCTCGGGTCCGATGTGGCCGCCTTCATCGAATACACCCGGGAAGCCGTCGAATTGGGGCAGGACCAGGTTGTGGTCATCACCGCGGACGGCTACCGCATCACCGACTTCGCGGGTAACGACGACACCGACAACGCCCGGGTGTTCACGATCGACTGGGACCTGTCGGCCGCGGAAAAGGGCGGTTACGAGTACTTCATGCTCAAGGAGATCGCCGAGCAGCCGGCGGCGGTGTCCGACACCTTGTTGGGGCACTTCGACCTCGGCCGGATAGTGCTCGACGAACAGCGGCTCTCCGATCAGGAACTGCGCGATATCGACAAGGTGTTCGTGGTCGCCTGCGGTACGGCATTCCACTCGGGTCTGTTGGCCAAGTACGCCATCGAGCACTGGACACGGCTGCCTGTGGAGATCGAGCTCGCGAGCGAATTCCGCTACCGCGACCCGGTTTTGGATCGCAGCACCCTCGTCGTCGCCATCTCGCAGTCGGGTGAGACCGCGGACACCCTGGAAGCGGTGCGACACGCCAAGGAGCAGAAGGCCAAGGTGCTGGCCGTCTGCAATACCAACGGTTCGCAGATTCCCCGTGAGTGCGATGCGGTGCTGTACACGCGCGCCGGGCCGGAGATCGGTGTCGCCGCGACAAAGACGTTCCTTGCGCAGGTAACCGCCAATTACATTGTGGGCCTTGCCTTGGCGCAGGCCCGCGGGACCAAGTACCCAGACGAGGTGGCGCGTGAGTACCACGAGCTGGAGGCCATGCCGGAATTGATCCAGCGCGTTATCGATGCGATGGACCCGGTCGCCGAGCTTGCGCGCCAGTATGCGCAGTCCTCCAGCATCCTGTTCCTGGGGCGCCATGTCGGGTACCCGGTGGCACTCGAAGGTGCGCTCAAGCTCAAGGAATTGGCGTACATGCATGCGGAGGGCTTCGCGGCCGGGGAGCTCAAGCATGGGCCGATCGCGCTGATCGAAGAGGGGCTGCCGGTCATCGTGGTGATGCCCTCGCCCAAGGGCATGGGGTTGTTGCATTCGAAGCTGCTCAGCAACATTCGTGAGATTCAGGCCCGCGGGGCGCGGACGATCGTCATCGCCGAGGAGGGCGATGAGACGATTCGGCCGTACGCGGACCATCTCATCGAGATTCCGGCGGTGTCGACGCTGTATCAACCGCTGCTGTCCACGATTCCGATGCAGGTGTTCGCCGCGGCGGTCGCGCAGGCCCGTGGGTATGACGTGGATAAGCCGCGCAACCTGGCCAAGTCGGTAACCGTCGAATAG
- a CDS encoding glutamate decarboxylase — MSNPRDQFSLSAHAGKINASSFSPAYTGRLSMAPIPALRLPDEPMDPQAAYRFIHDELMLDGSSRLNLATFVTTWMDPEAEKLMAETFDKNMIDKDEYPATAAIESRCVAMVADLFHAEDLSAEDPSSATGVSTIGSSEAVMLAGLALKWRWRAKVGGADGSGWKGRTPNLVMGSNVQVVWEKFCRYFDVEPRYLPMAKDRYVITPEQVLGAVDDDTIGVVGILGTTFTGELEPIAEICAALDTLAATPGKPDVPVHVDAASGGFVVPFLHPEVHWDFRLPRVVSINVSGHKYGLTYPGIGFVVWRSKEHLPEELVFRVNYLGGDMPTFTLNFSRPGNQVVGQYYNFLRLGRAGYAQVMRSLSGTARWLGDELRKSEHFEVITDGSAIPVVSFRLTGKRPYTEFDISHSLRAFGWQVPAYTMPEDVTDIAVLRVVVREGFSGDLARALRDDLVTVLKGLDELKPNGHFDAVQPFAH; from the coding sequence ATGTCGAATCCCCGCGATCAGTTCAGTCTCTCGGCCCACGCCGGCAAGATCAACGCCTCGTCCTTTAGCCCCGCCTACACCGGCCGGCTGTCGATGGCGCCCATCCCGGCGCTGCGCCTCCCCGACGAGCCGATGGACCCGCAGGCCGCGTACCGGTTCATTCACGACGAGCTGATGCTCGATGGCAGTTCCCGGCTGAATCTGGCCACCTTTGTGACGACGTGGATGGATCCCGAGGCCGAGAAGCTGATGGCCGAGACATTCGACAAGAACATGATCGACAAGGACGAGTATCCGGCGACCGCCGCGATCGAGTCGCGATGTGTGGCCATGGTGGCCGATCTGTTCCACGCCGAGGACCTGTCGGCCGAGGATCCGTCGTCGGCGACCGGGGTGTCGACGATCGGATCGAGTGAGGCGGTGATGCTGGCCGGGCTGGCGCTCAAGTGGCGCTGGCGCGCCAAGGTGGGCGGCGCCGACGGCTCTGGCTGGAAGGGGCGCACGCCGAACCTGGTGATGGGTTCCAACGTGCAGGTGGTGTGGGAGAAGTTCTGCCGGTACTTCGATGTCGAGCCGCGATACCTGCCGATGGCGAAGGACCGGTATGTCATTACCCCCGAGCAGGTACTTGGTGCGGTGGACGACGACACCATCGGCGTGGTGGGCATTCTCGGCACCACCTTTACCGGCGAGCTGGAGCCCATCGCCGAAATTTGTGCGGCGCTGGACACATTGGCTGCCACGCCCGGCAAGCCCGATGTGCCGGTGCACGTCGATGCCGCCAGCGGCGGTTTCGTGGTGCCGTTCCTGCACCCCGAAGTGCACTGGGACTTCCGGCTGCCGCGGGTGGTGTCGATCAACGTCAGCGGGCACAAGTACGGCCTGACCTATCCCGGAATCGGTTTCGTGGTGTGGCGCAGCAAGGAACACCTGCCTGAAGAGCTGGTGTTTCGGGTCAATTACCTCGGCGGTGACATGCCGACCTTCACCCTGAACTTCTCCCGGCCGGGCAATCAGGTGGTGGGGCAGTACTACAACTTCCTGCGACTGGGCCGGGCCGGATACGCACAGGTGATGCGCTCCTTGTCCGGGACCGCCCGCTGGCTCGGTGATGAGCTGCGCAAGAGCGAGCACTTCGAGGTGATCACCGATGGCTCGGCAATCCCGGTGGTGTCGTTCCGGCTGACGGGCAAACGCCCATACACCGAGTTCGATATCTCGCATTCGCTGCGGGCCTTCGGCTGGCAGGTACCGGCCTACACCATGCCCGAGGATGTCACCGATATCGCGGTGCTGCGGGTGGTGGTGCGCGAGGGATTCTCGGGTGATCTTGCCCGGGCGCTGCGCGATGACCTCGTCACCGTGCTGAAGGGGCTTGACGAGCTGAAACCGAACGGGCACTTCGATGCGGTGCAGCCGTTCGCCCACTGA
- a CDS encoding NAD(P)H-hydrate dehydratase: protein MRYYYSAEQIREAEAPLLASLPEGALMRRAAYGLATVVADELSRRAGVVAGRRVCAIVGSGDNGGDALWALTFLRRRGVAVSAVLLNPDRAHRGGLAAFRKAGGRVVPEVPSETDLIVDGVVGISGTGPLRPGAAEIAEQTNAEGIPVIAVDVPSGVDVHTGTVDGPAFRAAVTVTFGGCKPVHALGDCGDVRLIDIGLDLPATMIRELDAEDVAVAWPVPGPADDKYTQGVTGVLAGSHTYPGAAILCTGAAVAATAGMVRYAGSAAAEVVSHWPEVIATQTEEAAGRVQAWVIGPGYGTGERQTRTLRRVLSGGLPVLVDADALTILAEHPELADVVASRDAATILTPHAGEYRRLAGEPPGPDRVGAARSLAVRLGATVLLKGNVTVIAQPDGTAYVNRSHGSWAATAGSGDVLSGVIGALLAAGVPAGKAAAMGAYVHARAAAAAAADPGPGMAPISASRLLGHLRWAIAEIG, encoded by the coding sequence ATGAGGTACTACTACAGCGCCGAGCAGATTCGGGAGGCCGAGGCGCCGCTGCTTGCCTCCCTGCCCGAGGGCGCGTTGATGCGGCGCGCGGCGTACGGATTGGCCACGGTTGTCGCGGACGAGTTGTCACGCCGGGCGGGAGTGGTGGCCGGGCGACGGGTGTGTGCGATCGTGGGTTCCGGCGACAATGGCGGAGATGCCTTGTGGGCGTTGACCTTCCTGCGTCGACGTGGGGTCGCCGTCAGCGCGGTGCTGCTGAATCCGGATCGGGCCCACCGCGGCGGACTGGCCGCCTTCCGTAAGGCCGGCGGTCGGGTGGTGCCCGAGGTGCCCAGCGAGACCGATCTGATTGTCGACGGTGTGGTGGGCATCTCGGGAACCGGTCCGCTGCGGCCGGGAGCCGCCGAGATCGCCGAGCAGACCAACGCCGAGGGCATTCCGGTGATCGCGGTGGACGTTCCCAGTGGCGTCGACGTACACACCGGGACGGTGGACGGCCCCGCCTTCCGGGCCGCGGTCACCGTGACGTTCGGTGGCTGCAAACCCGTTCATGCCCTTGGCGATTGCGGTGACGTCAGGTTGATCGACATCGGGCTTGATCTTCCCGCGACGATGATCCGGGAACTCGATGCCGAGGACGTGGCGGTCGCCTGGCCCGTTCCCGGACCGGCCGACGACAAGTACACCCAGGGCGTCACGGGGGTGCTGGCCGGATCGCATACCTACCCCGGGGCGGCCATCTTGTGCACGGGTGCCGCCGTCGCCGCGACGGCCGGAATGGTTCGGTACGCCGGATCTGCTGCCGCCGAGGTAGTTTCGCATTGGCCGGAGGTGATTGCCACCCAGACGGAAGAGGCCGCCGGCCGGGTACAGGCCTGGGTGATCGGTCCCGGATACGGCACCGGCGAGCGCCAGACGCGAACTTTGCGGCGGGTGCTGTCGGGCGGCCTGCCCGTGCTCGTCGACGCCGATGCCCTGACGATCCTTGCCGAGCACCCCGAGCTGGCCGATGTGGTGGCATCGCGCGACGCGGCGACGATCCTGACCCCGCACGCCGGTGAATACCGGAGGCTCGCGGGTGAGCCGCCCGGCCCCGACCGGGTCGGGGCCGCGCGGTCGCTGGCGGTGCGGTTGGGCGCCACGGTGCTCCTCAAGGGGAACGTCACCGTCATCGCTCAGCCGGACGGGACCGCATACGTGAATCGGTCACACGGATCATGGGCCGCGACGGCGGGTTCGGGTGACGTGCTCTCGGGTGTGATCGGTGCCCTGCTGGCCGCTGGAGTTCCCGCGGGCAAGGCCGCGGCGATGGGCGCCTATGTGCACGCGCGCGCGGCCGCTGCCGCCGCGGCGGATCCGGGTCCGGGCATGGCCCCTATCTCGGCTTCTCGTCTTCTTGGACATCTGCGGTGGGCGATCGCCGAAATAGGGTGA
- a CDS encoding dienelactone hydrolase family protein: MASTRTLFKALTRRGPHKVLRGDLAFAGVTGVVYTPDSGFNLPAVAFGHDWLTGTDKYRATLEHLASWGIVAAAPDTEKGLIPSHLNLAADLATTLEIVTRVRLGDGKISVHPTKLALAGHGLGASAAVFAATRSPASADKKNRPAGAKAVVALFPSQTQPPVEKSASALTIPGLVLTSTEDTQSLRSNALALSRAWPGADLRNVAKAKSSGLPEHSWLRRFVGLGGSNRATQRNTRALLTGYLLFQLAGDKRYRDFADATAELPNTSLPDVAELEISELDRVQSLLR, from the coding sequence ATGGCGAGTACCCGCACGCTATTCAAAGCCCTGACCCGCCGTGGTCCGCATAAGGTTCTGCGCGGCGACCTGGCCTTCGCGGGGGTAACCGGCGTCGTCTACACACCGGATTCCGGCTTTAATCTGCCTGCGGTGGCGTTTGGACACGACTGGCTGACCGGTACGGACAAGTATCGAGCGACCCTGGAACACCTCGCATCCTGGGGAATCGTCGCGGCCGCCCCCGATACCGAGAAGGGGTTGATCCCGTCACACCTGAACCTGGCTGCCGACTTGGCCACAACGCTCGAAATCGTGACCCGGGTGCGACTTGGCGACGGCAAGATCAGCGTGCATCCGACCAAGCTCGCGCTCGCCGGTCACGGGCTGGGAGCTTCGGCGGCGGTCTTCGCGGCGACCCGGTCTCCGGCATCGGCGGACAAGAAGAATCGTCCGGCAGGAGCTAAGGCCGTCGTCGCACTGTTTCCCAGCCAGACTCAGCCGCCCGTGGAGAAAAGCGCGTCCGCGCTGACCATCCCCGGACTGGTACTCACGAGCACCGAGGACACGCAATCGCTGCGCTCGAATGCCCTGGCTCTCTCGCGAGCATGGCCAGGTGCAGATCTGCGGAATGTCGCCAAGGCGAAGTCCAGTGGGCTACCGGAACACAGCTGGCTGCGTAGGTTTGTCGGGCTCGGCGGATCGAACCGGGCAACCCAGCGCAACACTCGTGCCCTGCTGACCGGATATCTGCTGTTCCAGCTCGCGGGCGACAAGCGCTACCGCGACTTCGCGGATGCCACGGCGGAACTGCCGAATACCTCCCTGCCCGACGTAGCCGAGCTGGAGATCAGCGAGCTCGATCGCGTGCAATCGCTGCTGAGGTAA